The segment GCAGAGGACACTTGTGGTGGTGCGATTGGCGCTGGTTTCTCTGCTTATTCGCTCAATCCTAAACCCGTCGATCCCGCACTTTGGAAACAAGCAATGAAAAAAGTGCGATTACAGTCAATCTTGTTTACTGAGCTTGAGAGTTTGATGCAGGCAGCAAATTTGGGGGGTGGTACAGAAGCTGCCATCACCGAAGCGAGAAGACGAATTCGTCACCAGTTAACCCAACTCAACGAGGAGCAACAAGCATTTTTCGCTGCGTTAGTTGAGGAAGACCAGTCACAACCTGCTGAGTTAATACTTCGTTCTCAAGTTAAATCCAAGCTCTATTCGTTCCTGACTCCGAACGATTGGAGTGCGGTCGGACAAGCTGCAACAGATGCCATTCAAGATCAGTGGTCTGAGTTTATTCAACCCTCCAAAATTGCTTAGGTTGAGAGTATTTTTGTCATGTCTGAGCGCCCCTATGATGTCGTCCTCTACGGTGCGAGTGGGTTTGTTGGTAAACAAACGGTGCAGTACTTTGCTAAAATATGTTTCTTCTGAGCAATTACGTTGGGCGATCGCGGGACGAAATCGCCAGAAGCTAGAAGTTGTTCGAGACGAAGTGGGTGTAACGGTAGATGTACTGGTTGCCGACAGTCAGGATCAGTCAGAGATCGATGCGATCTTATCTCAAACACGAGTCATCCTCACTACTGCTGGACCGTTTGCCCTTTACGGCAATACCCTCGTTGATGCCTGTGTTCGGTTCAAAACCCATTATGTCGATATCACCGGAGAAACGCCTTGGGTCAGGACGTTAATCGATCGCTATCATGAGCGCTGAGCGCTCGGCGGTACGCGGATCATTCCTTGCTGTGGGTTTGATTCTGTTCCGTCTGACCTCGGCACTTACTGGGTCGTTCGTCGCTTCCAAAAATTGGGATTGACTTGCAGTATCAGTATTCTGGGACTGTGGCAACCTGAACAGCAGTTCGATTATGCCCTTGCCCAAGGTGGGTTTGAGGGCGAGAGTTATCTCAAAGTCATGGACTGGATTGCGGACAAAGCAGCGGTGACTTTGGCAGAAACAGGATGGTTAACGGTCGTGGTGCAGGACAATTGTAAGATTCACACATGCGAACTCGTCAAACCCCACTGGCAGCGATGGGAGACTCAGGGATTATTGCTATTTTTTCTGCCGCCCTACAGTGCTCATCTCAATCTGATCGAAGGTCAGTGGCATCAACTCAAAGCGCATGAGATTGCGGGACGGATGTTTGAAGACGAGTATGATTTAGCCAAGGCGGTGATCCAAGGCATGGAAGTCCGCAGTCAATTTGGGGGATATGCACTAGAGCGTTTTAAGTTTAATTCCGCCTAGCTATTTAAACGATGCACAATCAGATCGAACAGATCGAACAACAGCGATCGCATTCTGTTGAAGTAGACAAAATCTCCGATCTCTACCCCCTGCGCCCTTTCTATCGGCTTCTATGGCATACGTGCCTCTCAAGTCGTTAGACAAAGCATAAGAAGAGAGGGTGAAATCTCTCTTCTCAACCAGCTATCTGGATTGTTAATCCTTCAGGATAATGCTGCTAATTGCATCGGTCAACTTACCTACACCTGCTTCATCTTGGTTGGGATCATTCTCCCCAAGCTCAAGTGATTGATTCGAGAGGACTGCAATCACTGTTCCTTTTTCAGAATGAACTCGGAGATAAGAATTTGCACCATTCTGAGCACCGCTATGCTGAATCGTTTTGCGCCCTCTCCATAGGTCATCATAAGATTTTTGGGAGAGGAAGGACTGACCAGGAAGTAATCTCATGCCAAATCGAGCAAGATCGACGCTGGAAGTTTCGAGTCCGCCGCCGCCTATTTTCCAACTGATGTTGTCTCGTGTTGAGGGAACGTTTTTGGCAGTAGAGCTGGTTTTGTCGCGGTAAAGAGTGGCACGATCCGGATTTGCTTGAGAAATCAGCTCAGGGCGTAAAGTAGAGAGTCCTAATCCTTGAGTAATTTCGCGATCGAAGATGCCTGTAAAAGATTGTTTAGATGCTCCTTCGATTGCCGCGCCTACGACTGTATAAGCATGGGTGCTATAGCAAGTTTTAGCTCCCGGAGAGAACATTAACGGATCATCACGGAACAGTTCAGTCGCTTGAGTTGAAGTGGCGTATTGAGTGTTGCTCGAATCCTTCCATGCTGGATTGTTGGGGACTTCACAGTTTGCGCGTTTACTGCCTCGATAGTGCCGAATTCCCGACTGATGTTCTAAAAGTTGGCGAACAGTGTGAGTGTGATGTTGGGGAAGAATGGGCACATATGTTCGAGTCAGTTTGTCGATCGACAACACATTCTGGTCGTCCAAGCGCAACGTCAAAGCTCTTGTAATGAGTTTCGCCACTGATGCGGTTCGGAAAACTGTGCCAGAGTGAGCAACCTTCTGCTGTTCGATATCTGCATAGCCAAAACCACGAGTGTAGATCAGTTTGCCGTTTTGTACGATCGCGACGCTAATTCCAGGAATATTGAATTGCTTTTGATATTCTGAAATCGCATTGTCAACAGCTTTTTTCGGTTGCCAGGAAAGTTTTTCGCCATTTTGCCGCCAGATGCCTGCATAGCGAGTTCCTTGGGGGGTGTTGTAGGCTTCAAAGTCTACTAAACGGTAGCCTTCATCGGTGTAGGTTTTCCACCAGTTCGCGTATTGATTTGCCGTCATATCGCGTCGAGATGCCCAGGCTCTCCCATTGTTTTTCACCCAAATCGCGGCATATTGTTGCTCACCATTGCGAACATAGGATTCAAAATCTAGAGATCGATAGCCTTGATCACTGAGAGACTTAAACTTCTCTGCATAGGCAGATTCAGACATATCACGGAACGCAACCCAGTTTACATTGTCTGTATTCTTGATCCAGATTGCACTGTAGAGCGTTTTACCACCGCTGGAGTAGGCTTCTGTATCAATCATGCGGAAGCCTTGATCGCTGTACTGCTTGAAGCGCTTGCCAAATTCTTCTCCGTCAACATTCCGATACGAAACCCATCCTAGATTTCCTTTGTTTTCTTCCCAAACGCCTGCATAGAAACGCTTTCCATTTAAGGTATAAGCTTCTTGATCAATCAGCCGAAATCCTTTGTCTTTGAACTCATTCCAGCGTTTGGAGAACTCTTCGTCAGACAAATCTCGTAAGCTTGCCCAGCCTCTTTGATCTGTATTTTTCTGAAAGATTGCAGCATAATTTGCTTTGCCATTGATTTCATCGACTTCGAGATCAACGACTCGGTATCCTTCTGCTTTTTTCTTGTTGAAGTATTCGTTAAAATCCTTGCTGTCATAGCCTCGAATCGATGCCCAATCAATATTATTTGGATCATCAATCGGGCTTGCTAAGGTCTTACTAGCAAGGGGAAATACAAGACCTAGCATTGTTAAAGTAGCGATCGCAATTCGTTTCATGGTCAGTAACCTTACAGAATCAAAGTGTGTTGTCGAAATGAATAGCCTTCACGACTGTGCAATGTGGAGGATGCAGTCGTCAGGTTGTATCTTGATGGCTCAATGTTTTGCAAAGATACAACCTGATTGCTCATCAAGCTAAACGAGTAGATTTAGAAATCTTGCGAGCTTACTGAGCTAGGGATGATGTAGAGCAACGTTATCAGACTCGTCGGACTCATTGACTAGCAGTGTTGCATCTGCTTTCAAGCGAAATGTTGTATCTTTGAGATCAACATCACTGGGCAAAATTTCACTTGCATTCACGAGAAAGTTAGAGGATTGATGCGGCTTAAATGCGGGAAGCTGCACTTCAAGCATTCGATTGACTTTTACTCCCTTGATTTGAGTAACCGTTAATCTTAGATTACTGGGCTTCGCGATCGCATTACCCTGATTGATAATTTGTACTCTAACAGATTGCGGCGCGCGCTCAGAAAACTGATATTCCCTAATTTTCAGATCAGGAAGTTGTTTTTTCAGAATTCCACCTCCGCTAGGGGGCGCAATCTCACCTGGCATACATTCACCGAGAGCAGGATTCAATTCGGGGGGACGGGGAACCCAACCATCGGGGCAACCCGGCTGAGGATTGGGAGTGGCAGCGATCGCGCTAACAGCAGACATTGAGAGCGCAGCGACAGAACTCAAAGCAATTAAAAGATGACGTTTCATGGTGATTGTCCTCATTCATTAATAGATGTCTCAAAGTCTATAGGGCGAACAAATTGTAAATATGCTTGCGCTGGGTGACTTTGTTACTGGCTATTGTCGGCTGAGAATTTGTCGAGTGCCAGGGGAGTAAAATCAGGCTTTTTGGACGGGTTGTACTGGAAAAATCAGATTAAATCAGGAGATGAAAATGATTAGCCGAGTGGGTAATCGTCAAATCCAGAGTGCATATTTAAAATAAGGTCAGCGTAAGAACAGCTATGACAAGAGGGAAACTTGACATGATGGAGCTAGAATCAGAGCTGTTGTGGGCTGACGCTAAAGCGATCGCAGATAATATTGTGTTTCGTGCTTTCAATCAACATTTAAGTGATATTGAAATCAAAGTACTGCAAGCATCGTGGGAAGAACAAACCTACGATGATATGGCGAGAAGCTATGGTTACAGTGCAGAGTATTTGAATAAAGATA is part of the Leptolyngbya boryana PCC 6306 genome and harbors:
- a CDS encoding saccharopine dehydrogenase NADP-binding domain-containing protein → MMSSSTVRVGLLVNKRCSTLLKYVSSEQLRWAIAGRNRQKLEVVRDEVGVTVDVLVADSQDQSEIDAILSQTRVILTTAGPFALYGNTLVDACVRFKTHYVDITGETPWVRTLIDRYHER
- a CDS encoding transposase — its product is MTCSISILGLWQPEQQFDYALAQGGFEGESYLKVMDWIADKAAVTLAETGWLTVVVQDNCKIHTCELVKPHWQRWETQGLLLFFLPPYSAHLNLIEGQWHQLKAHEIAGRMFEDEYDLAKAVIQGMEVRSQFGGYALERFKFNSA
- a CDS encoding serine hydrolase: MKRIAIATLTMLGLVFPLASKTLASPIDDPNNIDWASIRGYDSKDFNEYFNKKKAEGYRVVDLEVDEINGKANYAAIFQKNTDQRGWASLRDLSDEEFSKRWNEFKDKGFRLIDQEAYTLNGKRFYAGVWEENKGNLGWVSYRNVDGEEFGKRFKQYSDQGFRMIDTEAYSSGGKTLYSAIWIKNTDNVNWVAFRDMSESAYAEKFKSLSDQGYRSLDFESYVRNGEQQYAAIWVKNNGRAWASRRDMTANQYANWWKTYTDEGYRLVDFEAYNTPQGTRYAGIWRQNGEKLSWQPKKAVDNAISEYQKQFNIPGISVAIVQNGKLIYTRGFGYADIEQQKVAHSGTVFRTASVAKLITRALTLRLDDQNVLSIDKLTRTYVPILPQHHTHTVRQLLEHQSGIRHYRGSKRANCEVPNNPAWKDSSNTQYATSTQATELFRDDPLMFSPGAKTCYSTHAYTVVGAAIEGASKQSFTGIFDREITQGLGLSTLRPELISQANPDRATLYRDKTSSTAKNVPSTRDNISWKIGGGGLETSSVDLARFGMRLLPGQSFLSQKSYDDLWRGRKTIQHSGAQNGANSYLRVHSEKGTVIAVLSNQSLELGENDPNQDEAGVGKLTDAISSIILKD
- a CDS encoding CARDB domain-containing protein, with amino-acid sequence MKRHLLIALSSVAALSMSAVSAIAATPNPQPGCPDGWVPRPPELNPALGECMPGEIAPPSGGGILKKQLPDLKIREYQFSERAPQSVRVQIINQGNAIAKPSNLRLTVTQIKGVKVNRMLEVQLPAFKPHQSSNFLVNASEILPSDVDLKDTTFRLKADATLLVNESDESDNVALHHP